From one Perca fluviatilis chromosome 10, GENO_Pfluv_1.0, whole genome shotgun sequence genomic stretch:
- the hdac3 gene encoding histone deacetylase 3 isoform X1 — translation MNNRTSYFYDPDVGNFHYGAGHPMKPHRLSLTHSLVLHYGLYKKMMVFKPYKASQHDMCRFHSEDYIDFLQKVSPNNMQGFTKSLNTFNVGDDCPVFPGLFEFCSRYTGASLQGATQLNHKICDIAINWAGGLHHAKKFEASGFCYVNDIVISILELLKYHPRVLYIDIDIHHGDGVQEAFYLTDRVMTVSFHKYGNYFFPGTGDMYEVGAESGRYYCLNVPLRDGIDDQSYRQLFQPVIKQVVDFYQPTCIVLQCGADSLGCDRLGCFNLSIRGHGECVEFVKSFKIPLLVLGGGGYTVRNVARCWTFETSLLLDESISDELPYSEYFEYFAPDFTLHPDVSTRIENQNSRQYLEQIRQTVFENLKMLNHAPSVQIHDVPSDMLSYERTDEPDPDERGGEENYTRPEAANEFYDGDHDNDKESDVEI, via the exons ATGAACAATAGAACATCGTATTTTTACGACCCAGACGTGGGCAACTTTCATTATG GTGCTGGCCACCCCATGAAGCCTCACCGTTTGTCTCTGACtcacagtctggtgttacactATGGACTCTACAAGAAAATGATG gtgTTCAAGCCATACAAAGCATCTCAGCACGACATGTGTCGGTTCCACTCTGAAGACTACATCGACTTCCTTCAGAAGGTCAGCCCCAATAACATGCAGGGCTTCACCAAGAGCCTCAACACATTCAATGTTGGAGATGACTG TCCTGTGTTTCCAGGTCTTTTTGAGTTTTGCTCAAGATACACAGGAGCCTCCTTACAGGGAGCTACGCAGCTCAACCACAAG atctGTGACATTGCCATCAACTGGGCCGGAGGTTTGCATCATGCCAAGAAATTTGAG GCATCTGGGTTTTGTTACGTCAATGACATAGTCATCAGTATACTGGAGCTGCTCAA atacCACCCTAGGGTTCTGTACATCGACATAGACATTCACCACGGAGATGGCGTACAGGAAGCCTTTTACCTGACTGACCGCGTCATGACTGTGTCCTTCCACAAATACGGGAACTACTTTTTTCCAGGAACAG gtgaCATGTATGAGGTCGGAGCAGAGAGTGGCCGGTACTACTGCCTCAACGTTCCCCTCAGAGACGGCATCGATGACCAGA GCTACAGGCAGCTGTTCCAGCCGGTTATTAAACAGGTGGTGGATTTCTACCAGCCGACCTGCATCGTTCTACAG TGTGGAGCAGATTCTCTGGGCTGCGACAGACTGGGCTGCTTCAACCTCAGTATACGCGGACATGG cGAGTGTGTGGAGTTTGTTAAGAGTTTTAAGATTCCTCTGTTGGTGCTGGGAGGCGGAGGATACACGGTGAGGAACGTGGCTCGCTGCTG GACCTTTGAGACGTCTCTGTTATTGGACGAATCCATCAGTGATGAGCTGCCTTATAGCG AGTATTTTGAGTACTTTGCTCCAGACTTCACGCTGCACCCCGATGTCAGCACCAGGATAGAAAACCAGAACTCCAGACAG TACCTGGAGCAGATCCGCCAGACGGTGTTCGAGAACCTGAAGATGTTGAACCACGCGCCCAGCGTCCAGATCCACGACGTTCCCTCCGACATGCTGAGCTACGAACGCACCGACGAGCCCGACCCCGACGAGAGGGGGGGCGAGGAAAACTACACCAG GCCGGAGGCAGCCAACGAGTTCTACGACGGTGACCACGACAACGACAAAGAGAGCGACGTGGAGATTTGA
- the hdac3 gene encoding histone deacetylase 3 isoform X2: MKPHRLSLTHSLVLHYGLYKKMMVFKPYKASQHDMCRFHSEDYIDFLQKVSPNNMQGFTKSLNTFNVGDDCPVFPGLFEFCSRYTGASLQGATQLNHKICDIAINWAGGLHHAKKFEASGFCYVNDIVISILELLKYHPRVLYIDIDIHHGDGVQEAFYLTDRVMTVSFHKYGNYFFPGTGDMYEVGAESGRYYCLNVPLRDGIDDQSYRQLFQPVIKQVVDFYQPTCIVLQCGADSLGCDRLGCFNLSIRGHGECVEFVKSFKIPLLVLGGGGYTVRNVARCWTFETSLLLDESISDELPYSEYFEYFAPDFTLHPDVSTRIENQNSRQYLEQIRQTVFENLKMLNHAPSVQIHDVPSDMLSYERTDEPDPDERGGEENYTRPEAANEFYDGDHDNDKESDVEI; this comes from the exons ATGAAGCCTCACCGTTTGTCTCTGACtcacagtctggtgttacactATGGACTCTACAAGAAAATGATG gtgTTCAAGCCATACAAAGCATCTCAGCACGACATGTGTCGGTTCCACTCTGAAGACTACATCGACTTCCTTCAGAAGGTCAGCCCCAATAACATGCAGGGCTTCACCAAGAGCCTCAACACATTCAATGTTGGAGATGACTG TCCTGTGTTTCCAGGTCTTTTTGAGTTTTGCTCAAGATACACAGGAGCCTCCTTACAGGGAGCTACGCAGCTCAACCACAAG atctGTGACATTGCCATCAACTGGGCCGGAGGTTTGCATCATGCCAAGAAATTTGAG GCATCTGGGTTTTGTTACGTCAATGACATAGTCATCAGTATACTGGAGCTGCTCAA atacCACCCTAGGGTTCTGTACATCGACATAGACATTCACCACGGAGATGGCGTACAGGAAGCCTTTTACCTGACTGACCGCGTCATGACTGTGTCCTTCCACAAATACGGGAACTACTTTTTTCCAGGAACAG gtgaCATGTATGAGGTCGGAGCAGAGAGTGGCCGGTACTACTGCCTCAACGTTCCCCTCAGAGACGGCATCGATGACCAGA GCTACAGGCAGCTGTTCCAGCCGGTTATTAAACAGGTGGTGGATTTCTACCAGCCGACCTGCATCGTTCTACAG TGTGGAGCAGATTCTCTGGGCTGCGACAGACTGGGCTGCTTCAACCTCAGTATACGCGGACATGG cGAGTGTGTGGAGTTTGTTAAGAGTTTTAAGATTCCTCTGTTGGTGCTGGGAGGCGGAGGATACACGGTGAGGAACGTGGCTCGCTGCTG GACCTTTGAGACGTCTCTGTTATTGGACGAATCCATCAGTGATGAGCTGCCTTATAGCG AGTATTTTGAGTACTTTGCTCCAGACTTCACGCTGCACCCCGATGTCAGCACCAGGATAGAAAACCAGAACTCCAGACAG TACCTGGAGCAGATCCGCCAGACGGTGTTCGAGAACCTGAAGATGTTGAACCACGCGCCCAGCGTCCAGATCCACGACGTTCCCTCCGACATGCTGAGCTACGAACGCACCGACGAGCCCGACCCCGACGAGAGGGGGGGCGAGGAAAACTACACCAG GCCGGAGGCAGCCAACGAGTTCTACGACGGTGACCACGACAACGACAAAGAGAGCGACGTGGAGATTTGA